Genomic segment of Arachis hypogaea cultivar Tifrunner chromosome 11, arahy.Tifrunner.gnm2.J5K5, whole genome shotgun sequence:
CTGACATCTTTTGAATAAAAGATGCAACGCAAAAGCAAGAGCTTCATTCAGCTGAGATCAATTAAGATATATCCACCAAATTAAGAAAACCAACTATGAAATTGTTGAATTAGGTTAGATTAATTATATGAGATAAGATTGTTATTAGAGGTTAACTTCTCCCCTCTTAGAACTGATCTCAAACTTGACTAACATCACTTTTGAAATGAGTAAGACTCGAGAgcaaaacaataataattattcaaatttcttttgtattaaattttattgatatgaaGCTCACACAAAGACAAAGCTGCAGCAGATAGAAGGCAACACTTATTACAGAGTAGAAAACCAATTACTTGAAGCACAAGCGCACACCACACAAACATGCCcaacagaaaatgaaaattcCCAACTAGTCTTCTCCGTGTGAAAATGACATATTGTTTAGTCAAACATGTgaaattatttaactattattttcACACGAAAAAAACTGTATAGAAATAATACTAAAAAGAAACTTGTGTATGAAGATTGAGCAAAGTATGTGTTCTAATATTGAGAAGGGTTGGCCAAGGCGTAACCCTCAATAGCCCTGAAGAGACCTTCACCCTTGGCCTTACCCTTCTTCAACTCTTCCTCATCTGGCTTTGCATCTCCTTTGGTGTGGTACTTGAGAGTAAGCTTCCCAATGGATCCTCCGTTGGGTCCTTCAACCAGCTTTGTCTCAAATGTTATCTTCTCCGCCGTGGGAGGCAGAGCCACTCCTCCAACAACGCTGTAGTTGTATGCATAGTTGGCCTCATCTATTGACTCCACCTTGTGCAAGATAAACTTGGTTTCTCCATCTGCATAtatatcatcattattattattacaattcaCAACCCATATTTATTTCATGTACATACTTGTGTTTagcttttaaaagttaaaaatatttttgaaaatatctaaaaaaaaattttaaatttaatttatatttatcaaaattaaaaagtataatataattttatttaaatttaatttttatattaatatctgttataatatttttaaattttaaaaattattttattaatatacttgttgtttatatttattaaaaattatttttaatttaatttttaaatatagaaatatacaatttttaaaagttaatttttataaattacaaacaacaacaaagtcttgtcccactaaatagggtcggctacatgaatcaaacgacgccattgtgctctgttaTGTATATGTCTACAGATAGACCGAGATCGTTTACATGGAGatcttaatttttataaattattttaaaaaaataaaaatttaaaaaagtctATAAAAcgagtacttttattaaaatgtTACTAGTacttaaaacaaaagaaaagtgatCATTTTGACTGAATTAATAGTTACTGACCCTCGACAATGGTGAGTTTCTTGATGGTTCCAGGACCACCGTTTCCCTCAACGATTTCAACACTCTTGACGTCATCAATAATCTTAGGGGTGATGGTATCGGCATCCTTCAGAGCGTTGTAAAGCTTAGCAGGGGGCAGGGTGGAGGTGATTTCATCCTCAAAAGTGAAGACGCCCATGACTGAGTTAAGAAGCTAAGGGAAGGAATGAAAGGAATGAGAAGTAGATAGTAATAAGTGAGGTTAGATTTGTAGTGTGTGGTTGATGAGCAGAGGAGTGGCTTCTATTTATAGGCATATAATGGGGTCAAGGGAATTGCAGATGGAATGGTGTGTATGCGAATTATGAACGTGCTCACTGCTGACTTATTGTTAATAATTCAtgcttcatataaattaaaatataaaatatatattaaatataaattaaataatatatatataaatacatagcaACCGATTTTAATAAGAAGAGTATTAGGAGCcagcaaattttataatttgtaaccatcaattagcTATTATTGATgtttttaatgatgtgagattactcatttttcttttgttggttAAGTGCTAGCCAAATTTTAATGAGAAAGTTTAGGGGcagcaacttttgtattttgtagccaacacttaaccataaaaaaaagtgagtaatatcccaccattagatgtaatctcacataattaaaaatactattgatagtcaattgatggttacaaaccATAAAAATGACTGACCCTTAACACTCCTCTTAATGAAAATATTGGTTCTCTagactttttctttaatatataaatagtatttttgttgttaATTTATTGTGTCTGCCATGTTGGgtatttttaatgttattttttatttttttagagtttgttaatttttatttttatttttaatatttttgtttttaaaatctttaaaaaaaaatttagaaacagaaaatagttattatttttacctaaaataatttaaaaataaaaaataaaaatattaaccaaacatatctttaattttattctaaatactATTCTACTCATCGGTCAGTGTCACCTTATAccaattgtgaattttatatatataaaatagctaAGCAGAtagatatattaaaaactaatttttcttaACTAACAATTACtcagcaataaaagaaaatataaataaggATTAAGATTCgaattgttattaataaaaaaatgttgattgatagttgactaaaaaaattaatttttataatatttttttagacacTATACATTATCATTAGAAGTAATTTAATATCAAGCATTATTTTATCCCATTTTCGAAGTTAAGATATTCGGGTGGAAGAATATTATTAGTGGAGACTAATTCAAGCTTTAAATTGTCAAATATTGCAATTGGAAGCAATCAAATTCAACAAAGTTAACATTAAATTGAACACATCACTTTCAAGTTTCAAATAAGGCGTTCTCCTCAGTCGTATTCAATGTTTACCCATATTTGATGCAATAAATAAAGGTGAGTTCTACAGTGTTTTTTACTACCATGTCTAAATTATCTAACttgcttttaaaaataaaaaataaaatatttaaaataaaaagtaaaatatttaaaatttattaaatattatctatttgacttttttaataaattagacacAATTTTAAAGACAACATAGAATTCAACATAAATAAATTACTACTGAAGTATATTGAACACACAACCAGAAACAAAATGAATGTAGACATGTAGTGGCATTTAAAGTGGATGAAAATTTCTAGACGCCCTTCTAGAACTCCCAATTTTTCATATTTTGTATATCGTTTTCTTTCTATGCATCGTATACTAcactcttttgttttttctttaaagTATAAAGCGTGCCTATCACtaggaaggaaaaagagaaaaaaaattataaacttgACTTtaatataagaaagaaaaaaaacatacacTTAAGTCTTAaggtatttaaaagaaaaatattatattaaatcaatatatatatatcgtttaaatattttttatatattttttagggCAAAAAACCATATTAAGCCACATGCAGAAAAGTTTAACCAAAATACGCCAAACAGAAATTTGTTTTAGCAATAAGCCAAGAggcatttttatataaatcgaaccaGCATGGTTCGAACTGTATTaactagtaattcgaaccaacatGGTTCGAACTACTACTGAAAAAGTCTGAATAATTCGAACCAGATTGGTTCGAACCAAGAAAGCATGTAATTCGAACctggttggttcgaattatgggGAGAGAGCTTGGttgtagtaattcgaaccaggctggttcgaattacatgcttTCTTGGTTCGAACCAAACTGGTTCGAACCAAAGAGAGGTTGGTTGTAGTAATTCGAACcggcttggttcgaattacatgtatgATGGTTCGAACCAGGTTAGTTCGAATTAGTAGGAATCAGAGCTCTATATAAACGCTGTAAACGTGAATTGCTCTCATTAGAGGACGTAACATGGCTAGTGAGGAGGAGAGTTTTGCTGTTTTGGTACACCACAAAGGATCCATCAAGAGGAAAACTCGGTCCGGagtgaagttcacagataagaATCCTCTCTATATTGTGGTGAATCGAACGACAAGCTATGATGACCTGGTTAGAGctgtgctgatgaaacttggcctggaaggtgcgaagcggattaagaagtttttctatcgcattccagtcacgatcctgcacgatacggtgaagtatgattgtctgacgattggtagtgatgaggacctCCAAGTCATGTTTCTTTGTCGGAGGCAGTTTCCGGAGGTCCGCACACCAGAGTTGCtggcaaagctggttgatgtggtatccagctcagggggttcgaaccggaataccaccaATGTAGCCACGGCAGCTGGCTCCAGTTCGATGGCTGCTGTGGCCTCTTCCTCCGTACCAGTTTACGAGCCAGCGGCCCAACTTGTCGCCTCTCCGTCATTTGCTGTTGATTTGAATGACGGCGTCCGCGACGAGGTAGGATCCTTTGATGTTCTGGCAAACGCTTTACAGGGCGTTCCACCGGTTGGCGTCGGAGACGGAGAATTGGGTGATCCTGATGAGGACGACGTTGAGCCCGAAACGATTGAGGATGATAGCGGGGACGAGGTTCAAGCGGCTGGGCCTGCATTGGCTggcggtggttctagctctggcacacagcagtatccaccataTTTTTCTTCTCTGGACCTGGACGCCATGACGCATGAGGGTGCGCTAGGTCACcctgttggattcggagctagagatgcggaaggaAATGCTGGTCtcacagagttccaggttggtcagcaattccaggataaagatgaggccctgttaagtgtgaagacttacagcatccggcgaggggtacagtacaaggtggtggagtccgatcaccgccggtatgtgggcaagtgttcggagttcgggaatgggtgcacatggttgattcggctcagtctccggaagcgcaagggcatttgggaggtcaaacggtacaatggcCCTCACACTTGCCTGGCCACATCCATATCAAGTGATCACAGAAGTTTGGATCATTCTGTGATTtcggcgttcattatgccaatggttagggctgacgcATCGGTTAGCATAAAGGTGCTCCTGAACGCCACGGCAGCGCATTTTGgttttaggccgacttacaggagggtttggatggcgaagcagaaggccgttggcctcatctacggtgactgggatgagtcatacagcGAGATACCTAGGTGGGTGTTGGGTGTCCAGCTGACGATGCCTGGTTCTGTTGCGGTCCTTAGAACGAGCCCGGTTCTAGTTGGAGGACAGGTGGACGAGTCTCAAGCTTATTTCCacagacttttctggactttcCCTCCATGCATCGAGGCATTCCGGCATTGCAAGCCGCTAGTCAGCATTGACGGCACACATCTATATGGtaagtatgggggaacgttgctaattgcgattgcacaggacgggaactccaacattctacctGTCGCATTCGCACTAGTAGAGGGTGAGAATGCGGAGTCGTGGACATTCTTTCTCTCGCACCTTCGGCAGCACGTGACCCCGCTTCccggtctgctggttatatcggaTAGGCACAACGGCATCAAGTCTGCGCTTGAGGCCCCGGACGGAGGTTGGTTACCACCTTCTGcgtaccgtgcattctgcatacGACACGTAGCGGCCAATTTCGCCCTTACCTTCAAGGGTAAAGACGCTAGGAGGCTTCTCGTGAATGCAGCGTACGCGAAGACTgaggttgagtttgattactggtttgatatattgaggtctgaagacccggcgatgtgtgagtgggcgaaccgTA
This window contains:
- the LOC112723125 gene encoding pathogenesis-related protein 2 → MGVFTFEDEITSTLPPAKLYNALKDADTITPKIIDDVKSVEIVEGNGGPGTIKKLTIVEDGETKFILHKVESIDEANYAYNYSVVGGVALPPTAEKITFETKLVEGPNGGSIGKLTLKYHTKGDAKPDEEELKKGKAKGEGLFRAIEGYALANPSQY